The following coding sequences lie in one Nycticebus coucang isolate mNycCou1 chromosome 18, mNycCou1.pri, whole genome shotgun sequence genomic window:
- the ITGAE gene encoding integrin alpha-E codes for MWCLHTLLCVASLASVMAFNVDVAWPWVTPEGGAPFVLSSLLHQDPRTNQTWLLITSPRTNRTSRPLHRCSLIQDKILCQPVEHVHIPKGRYQGVTVVRNHHTVLVCIQVPARQPHSLSSELTGTCSLLDPDLHLQAQANFLDLESILDLGIHVDGGACHRNKEGSMGEHEITARQRRALEEPEEEEEEEDETGTEIAIILDGSGSIDPPDFQRAKDFISNMMKNFYEKCFECSFALVQYGEVIQTEFDLRDSQDMTATLARVQNIIQVGNLTRTASAMQHVLDNIFTPSHGSRKKASKVMVVLTDGDIFEDPLNLTTVINSPKMQGVERFAIGVGEAFSKAKTYRELKLIASDPDETHAFKVTNYSALDGLLSKLQHNIIRMEGAVGDALHYQLAQVGFSAQILDKGQVLLGAVGAFDWSGGALLYNTYTGQGRFLNQTAVAGAEAAQYGYLGYAVAVLHKACGLSYVAGAPRHKQRGAVFELQKESGEASFLPTLEGEQMGSYFGSELCPVDIDMDGTTDFLLVAAPFYHIHREEGRVYVYRLNEQDGSFSLAHTLSGHPGFIDARFGFAMATVGDISQDQLTDVAIGAPLEGFGADDGASFGSVYIYNGRWGGLSASPSQRIQASTVSPGLYYFGTSVAGGLDFSGDGLPDITVGTLGRAAVLRSQPVVRLWVSMTFTPRALPIGFNSSVNVHLCFEVSSATTATESGLRETSLNFTLDVDVGKKRKRLQCSDMKACLSSLREWSSGSHLCEHLLLVRTEGELCEEDCFSNISIKVSYQLQTPKGRRGHPRPILDQYTEPSAIFQLPYEKDCKNKLFCVAELQLATTISQQELVVGLTKELTMNINLTNAGEDSYMTSMALNYPRNLQFKRIQKPPSPNVQCDDPQLVASILVMNCKIGHPILKQSSANVSVVWQLEENTFPNRTADITVTVTNSNERRSLARETHSLQFRHAFTAVLSKPLVMYMNTSQKLSEHKEFPITIHGENLFGAEFQLQICVPVKLLGLQIVKVKNLMKTQGLGARRGRGAEQGGTGAQLVAVCGPAAHAEVRTEVVRAAAGEGQRSQLAVGCAALLRGPRSRTRASWAHDQIGPKSQPQTSWGSGQARLVFGDSATRARPPSTDRAAREVRVGRIVGNDRLREAAAAGLAAAKETLLVLRREPLRGFPHRVPPRPTAARSPVRSEEPTAWSREWSRHGWHPPSSSNASTARLARKAYAPHLRSLGPSARPYACASRSGRLGAGSGAKNPGGLVCSSWSGEYLSFQTHTVCTRREALTCGNSPVRHVEEWHSVNCTIASDKENVTVAAEITLDHAKQLLRDITELQILGEITFNSSLYEGLNAENHRTKITVIFLKDEEYRSLPVIIGSSVGGLLVLIVIIVILFKCGFFRRKYKQLNLESIRKAQMKSEDLLIED; via the exons GCCTGGCCTCTGTAATGGCCTTCAATGTGGATGTGGCCTGGCCCTGGGTCACACCCGAGGGAGGGGCACCTTTTGTGCTCAGCTCCCTTCTGCACCAAGATCCCAGGACCAACCAGACCTG GCTCCTGATCACCAGTCCTAGAACCAATAGGACATCAAGGCCTCTGCATCGATGCTCCCTCATCCAGGACAAAATCCTTTGCCAACCTGTAG AGCATGTCCACATCCCAAAGGGGAGGTACCAGGGAGTAACAGTTGTCCGGAACCACCATACTGTTCTG GTATGCATTCAAGTACCAGCCCGGCAGCCCCACAGCCTCAGCTCAGAACTCACAGGCACCTGTAGCCTATTGGATCCTGATCTCCATCTTCAGGCCCAGGCCAACTTTCTTGACCTTG aaagtatCTTGGATCTGGGTATACATGTGGATGGTGGAGCCTGCCACAGGAACAAAGAAGGCAGCATGGGAGAGCATGAGATCACTGCCAGGCAGCGCCGGGCTCTGGAGgagccagaggaagaagaggaggaagaggatgaaacTG GCACTGAGATTGCCATCATTCTGGATGGCTCAGGAAGCATTGATCCCCCAGATTTCCAGAGAGCCAAAGACTTCATCTCCAACATGATGAAGAACTTCTATGAGAAGTGTTTTGAG TGCAGCTTTGCTCTGGTGCAGTATGGAGAAGTGATCCAGACCGAGTTTGACCTTCGGGACAGCCAGGATATGACGGCCACCCTCGCCAGAGTCCAGAACATTATTCAAGTGGGGAATCTCACCAGGACTGCCTCAGCTATGCAGCACGTCTT AGACAACATCTTTACGCCAAGCCATGGCTCCCGAAAAAAGGCATCCAAAGTCATGGTGGTGCTCACTGATGGTGACATATTTGAGGACCCCCTGAACCTCACAACTGTCATCAATTCTCCCAAGATGCAGGGTGTTGAGCGCTTTGCCATTGGG GTGGGGGAGGCATTCAGTAAGGCTAAGACGTACAGGGAACTGAAGCTGATTGCCTCAGACCCAGATGAGACCCACGCTTTCAAGGTGACCAACTATTCGGCTCTGGATGGGCTGCTGAGCAAACTGCAGCACAACATCATTCGCATGGAAG GTGCAGTTGGAGATGCCCTTCACTACCAGCTGGCACAGGTTGGCTTCAGTGCCCAGATCCTGGACAAG GGGCAGGTGCTGCTCGGTGCCGTAGGGGCCTTTGACTGGTCTGGGGGAGCGCTGCTTTACAACACTTACACTGGCCAGGGCCGCTTCCTGAACCAGACTGCAGTGGCAGGCGCTGAGGCTGCGCAGTACGGCTACCTGG GTTATGCTGTGGCTGTGCTGCACAAGGCCTGTGGCCTCTCCTACGTTGCGGGGGCTCCACGGCACAAGCAACGTGGGGCAGTGTTTGAGCTCCAGAAGGAGAGCGGTGAGGCCAGCTTCCTGCCAACGCTGGAGGGAGAGCAG ATGGGGTCCTATTTTGGCTCTGAGCTGTGCCCTGTGGATATTGACATGGATGGGACCACGGACTTCCTACTGGTGGCTGCTCCATTTTACCACATCCACAGAGAAGAAGGCAGAGTCTATGTGTACCGTCTGAATGAGCAG GATGGTTCCTTCTCCTTGGCACACACGCTGAGTGGGCACCCTGGGTTCATTGATGCCCGCTTTGGCTTTGCCATGGCAACTGTGGGGGACATCAGTCAGGACCAGCTCACAGATGTTGCCATTGGGGCCCCTCTGGAGGGTTTTGGGGCAGATGATGGTGCCAGCTTCGGCAGCGTGTACATCTACAACGGACGCTGGGGTGGCCTGTCTGCCAGCCCCTCACAG AGGATCCAAGCCTCAACAGTGTCCCCAGGACTTTATTACTTTGGCACATCCGTGGCTGGTGGCTTAGACTTCAGTGGTGACGGCCTTCCTGACATCACTGTGGGCACGCTGGGCAGGGCAGCTGTGCTGCG CTCACAACCTGTGGTTCGCCTGTGGGTGTCCATGACCTTCACCCCCCGTGCACTGCCCATTGGTTTCAACAGCAGTGTGAATGTACATTTGTGTTTTGAAGTCAGCTCTGCAACCACAGCCACTGAGTCAG GCCTCAGAGAGACATCTCTCAACTTCACGTTGGACGTAGAtgtggggaagaagaggaaaaggctgCAGTGTTCAGATATGAAAGCCTGCCTGAGCTCCCTCCGGGAGTGGAGCAGTGGGTCCCATCTCTGTGAGCACCTCCTGCTTGTGCGCACAGAGGGAGAG CTCTGTGAGGAGGACTGCTTCTCTAACATCAGCATCAAGGTCAGCTACCAACTCCAGACCCCCAAGGGAAGGAGGGGCCATCCCCGCCCCATCTTGGACCAGTACACTGAGCCCTCTGCCATCTTCCAG CTGCCCTATGAGAAGGACTGCAAGAATAAGCTGTTTTGTGTTGCTGAGCTACAGCTGGCTACTACCATCTCTCA GCAGGAATTGGTGGTGGGTCTCACAAAGGAGCTGACCATGAACATTAACCTAACTaatgctggggaagattcctacATGACAAGCATGGCTCTGAATTACCCCAGAAACTTACAGTTCAAGAGGATACAAAAG CCTCCCTCTCCAAACGTCCAGTGTGATGACCCTCAGCTGGTTGCTTCCATCCTGGTCATGAACTGCAAGATTGGTCACCCCATACTCAAGCAGTCATCT GCAAATGTTTCAGTAGTTTGGCAGCTAGAGGAGAATACCTTTCCAAACAGGACTGCAGACATCACTGTGACTGTGACCAA TTCTAATGAGAGAAGGTCTTTGGCCAGAGAGACCCACAGCCTTCAATTCAGACATGCCTTTACTGCAGTTCTTTCTAA ACCATTAGTAATGTACATGAACACAAGCCAGAAGCTTTCGGAACACAAAGAATTCCCCATCACT ATACATGGGGAAAATCTCTTTGGAGCTGAATTTCAGTTGCAAATCTGTGTTCCAGTGAAATTATTAGGTCTCCAGATTGTGAAAGTGAAGAACCTTATGAAGACTCAG GGACTCGGCGCCCGGCGAGGCCGGGGAGCTGAACAGGGAGGCACTGGTGCCCAGCTCGTGGCCGTCTGCGGACCAGCTGCACACGCTGAGGTCCGGACTGAGGTGGTCCGGGCTGCGGCTGGAGAAGGGCAGCGATCCCAACTGGCCGTAGGGTGTGCTGCACTTCTGCGGGGGCCGAGGTCGCGGACTCGGGCTTCTTGGGCTCACGATCAGATTGGACCGAAGTCTCAGCCTCAGACGTCTTGGGGTTCCGGGCAGGCTCGGCTGGTCTTTGGGGACTCGGCCACCAGGGCGCGTCCGCCGTCTACGGACCGGGCTGCCAGGGAAGTCCGGGTCGGCAGGATCGTCGGAAACGACAGACTGCGAGAGGCTGCCGCTGCTGGTCTCGCTGCTGCTAAAGAAACGCTTCTGGTCCTGCGGCGGGAACCACTGCGCGGCTTCCCTCACCGGGTGCCGCCGCGGCCTACCGCTGCCCGCAGCCCCGTACGTTCGGAAGAGCCGACTGCCTGGTCGCGGGAGTGGAGCCGCCATGGCTGGCACCCGCCAAGCAGTTCAAACGCAAGCACCGCGAGACTTGCGCGCAAGGCGTACGCCCCCCACCTCCGTTCGCTGGGTCCTAGCGCCCGGCCGTACGCATGCGCGTCTCGCAGTGGTCGCTTGGGCGCCGGAAGCGGGGCAAAAAACCCTGGCGGTTTAGTTTGCTCAAGTTGGTCGGGGGAATACCTCTCGTTTCAGACCCATACTGTGTGCACCCGGAGAGAGGCGCTCACTTGTGGGAACAGTCCGGTTCGG CATGTGGAAGAATGGCATTCGGTGAACTGTACCATCgcttcagataaagaaaatgtaaccgTGGCTGCAGAGATCACCTTGGATCATGCTAAGCAG